The Argentina anserina chromosome 3, drPotAnse1.1, whole genome shotgun sequence genome includes a region encoding these proteins:
- the LOC126789373 gene encoding G-type lectin S-receptor-like serine/threonine-protein kinase At1g67520 — MVNVMAMFAGSLDHQKKVKYLLIIDRLLLFFLIILACLWSCHVADAADSMGDKLKVGDTLNSSSALVSARGRFTLLFLPNGSSSNYMYLNIRRHNVTGANKAWVANRDSPVLYPFGVLTLDSNNTLKIITNNTGGVGDSPIVLGSAPKSSSNVVATLLDSGNFMLQELNSDGLTKQVWWQSFDYPTDTFLPGMKLGVNHSNGHIWSLTSWTSTYYPPAGAFTLGWDPYSRQLEIRGRGTVYWRSRNYNPSNNSFENIIQDHRLVFQYSIVSNENEEYLTIITNDDPNSEIVEWMLNLDGRLFNYYGTALNIARADKCEGKDTDGLGCQTTDSCKTDFGYQFQQKKGYFKPIISSSTSRCPFGLKDVSNSTYNGTSSDCEDTCRQNCDCLGFDFLFEYPTGCRFWSLDCKFFEDSTQPGNASSFVRSMAPTSSPSNNSATTKWIWIGAATSTTLVVIAFCILCHLRRRRKSEQSMSALYLIGEYEIDQHTLLVREHDLSIFSYASIMAATCNFSEENKLGEGGFGPVYKGKLPTGQEIAVKRLSKCSGQGMLEFRNELILIYELRHTNLVQLFGFCIHGEERMLIYEYMPNKSLDYFLFDTTEGFLLDWHKRFSIIEGITQGLLYLHKYSRKRVVHRDLKASNVLLDKSLNPKISDFGLARIFTHNELEVNTGRIVGTLGYMPPEYAMNGIFSIKSDVYSFGVLMLEILSGRKNNSFYNDDRVLNLVGHAWELWKEGAALQLMDSKLSGSCNKNQFLRCVNVGLLCVGDNAANRPTMSEVISMLSNESVPLPEPTKPSFCTEEVIISAIVGDKPQVGSINGMTISNMYGR, encoded by the exons ATGGTTAATGTGATGGCCATGTTTGCTGGTTCTCTAGATCATCAGAAGAAAGTAAAGTACCTTCTGATCATTGATCGACTCTTACTATTCTTCCTAATCATTCTTGCATGCTTGTGGAGTTGTCATGTTGCTGATGCAGCAGATAGTATGGGGGACAAGCTTAAAGTTGGCGATACTCTCAATTCATCAAGTGCATTAGTTTCTGCCAGGGGGAGGTTCACCTTGCTTTTCTTGCCAAATGGTTCAAGTTCCAACTACATGTATCTGAATATTAGGCGACATAATGTGACAGGTGCGAATAAGGCGTGGGTTGCCAACCGAGACTCACCTGTTTTATATCCTTTTGGGGTTCTTACTTTGGACTCCAACAACACATTAAAGATCATTACAAACAACACAGGTGGCGTTGGCGATTCTCCTATAGTGCTCGGTTCTGCACCAAAAAGTAGTAGTAATGTGGTGGCTACTCTGTTGGATTCTGGAAATTTTATGCTACAGGAGCTGAACTCTGATGGATTAACCAAGCAGGTGTGGTGGCAAAGTTTTGATTATCCAACAGACACCTTTTTACCAGGCATGAAGTTAGGGGTGAACCATAGCAATGGGCACATCTGGTCTCTTACCTCGTGGACATCCACTTACTACCCACCAGCGGGAGCTTTCACTCTCGGTTGGGATCCATATAGTCGCCAATTGGAAATTCGTGGACGGGGGACGGTGTATTGGAGAAGCCGAAACTACAACCCAAGTAATAATAGCTTTGAAAATATTATACAGGATCACAGGCTTGTGTTCCAATACAGCATTGTATCGAACGAGAATGAAGAGTACCTTACTATCATAACCAATGACGATCCAAATAGTGAAATAGTAGAATGGATGCTGAATCTTGATGGGAGACTTTTCAATTATTATGGTACAGCGCTTAATATTGCAAGAGCAGACAAGTGTGAAGGCAAAGACACTGATGGATTAGGATGCCAGACAACTGATTCTTGTAAGACGGACTTTGGTTATCAATTTCAGCAAAAGAAGGGTTACTTTAAACCAATCATCTCGAGTTCAACTTCAAGATGCCCATTTGGGCTTAAGGATGTTTCAAACTCAACTTATAACGGTACCAGTTCTGATTGTGAGGACACTTGCAGGCAAAACTGTGACTGCCTTGGGTTTGATTTTTTATTCGAGTATCCAACTGGATGCAGATTTTGGAGTTTAGATTGTAAATTCTTTGAAGACTCCACTCAACCAGGTAATGCAAGCAGTTTTGTAAGATCAATGGCACCAACATCATCACCCAGCAACAATA GTGCAACAACTAAATGGATTTGGATTGGGGCTGCTACTAGTACTACTCTTGTGGTAATAGCCTTTTGCATCTTGTGCCATctacgaagaagaagaaaatctgAACAGTCAA TGTCTGCACTATACTTGATAGGTGAGTATGAGATTGATCAGCACACTTTGCTGGTCAGGGAACATGATTTAAGCATATTCAGCTATGCATCAATCATGGCTGCCACATGTAACTTCAGTGAAGAAAACAAGCTTGGTGAAGGGGGATTTGGACCTGTTTATAAG GGAAAATTGCCGACGGGACAAGAAATTGCAGTGAAGAGGCTTTCAAAATGTTCAGGGCAAGGAATGTTGGAGTTTAGGAATGAATTGATCCTAATATATGAACTTCGTCATACAAACCTTGTCCAGCTTTTTGGATTTTGCATTCACGGTGAAGAGAGGATGTTGATATACGAGTACATGCCCAACAAAAGTCTGGACTACTTTTTATTTG ATACAACTGAAGGCTTTCTTCTTGACTGGCACAAGCGTTTCAGCATAATTGAAGGAATTACTCAAGGACTGCTTTATTTGCACAAATACTCGAGAAAGAGAGTAGTTCATAGAGATCTAAAAGCTAGTAATGTACTACTTGATAAAAGTTTGAATCCaaaaatttctgattttggtcTGGCAAGGATCTTCACACATAATGAACTTGAAGTAAATACTGGGAGGATTGTTGGAACACT TGGTTACATGCCTCCCGAGTACGCAATGAATGGAATTTTTTCCATTAAATCTGATGTCTACAGTTTTGGAGTATTAATGCTTGAAATCCTAAGTGGTAGAAAAAATAACAGCTTCTACAACGATGATCGAGTGCTCAATTTAGTAGGACAT GCGTGGGAGCTATGGAAGGAAGGTGCAGCGCTACAGCTGATGGATTCAAAATTGAGTGGTTCATGTAACAAGAATCAGTTTTTACGATGCGTAAATGTTGGTCTACTATGTGTGGGGGATAATGCAGCTAATCGGCCTACCATGTCGGAGGTGATATCTATGTTGTCGAATGAAAGTGTACCATTACCTGAACCTACGAAACCATCATTTTGTACGGAAGAAGTGATCATTTCTGCCATAGTTGGAGACAAACCACAAGTAGGGTCAATAAATGGTATGACCATTTCCAATATGTATGGACGTTGA